The genomic interval GCCGCCCCGGGGAACGCGGGCAGCGGGTTCCGGCAGCCGCAGGCTGCGACCAGCGACACGAACAGGAGGATCCGCGGGAGGAGCATCGGCATCGCGCGAGCGTACGGGTATGCCTATGACGCCGGGACCACCCGGAAGACCCGGCCGGGCTTCTCGGCGGCGATCCACAGGGCGCCGTCGGGGCCGGTGGCCACGTCGCGGAGGCGGCCGATGCCGCGGAGCAGGACCTCCTGCTCCGCGACGCTGCGGCCGTCCTTGGACAGCCGGATGCGGTGCAGCTCCTGCTTCACGAGCGAGGTGACGAAGAGGTCGCCCCGCCAGCCCGGGAAGGCGTCGGCGTCGTAGAAGGCGGCGCCGCAGGGGGCGATGCTGGGCGTCCACGTGAAGACCGGCTCGGTCTCGCCGGCCTCGGCGTGCCACGGCGCGTTTCTGCCGCGGGGCGTGCCGTTGTAGTTGATGCTGTAGCTGTACCGGCTCCAGCCGTAGCTTCGGCCCGGCTCGATGAGGTTGATCTCGTCGCCGCCGCGGGGGCCGTGCTCGATGCCGTAGAGCCGGCCGGAGCCGGGCTGGAAGAGGAGCGCCTGCGGGTTGCGGTGGCCGAGCGTCCACAACCCGCGGACCGCGGCGGGATCGTCGGCGAAGGGCTGGCCGTCCGCGGGCACCGAGCCGTCCTCGTCGAGGCGCAGGACCTTGCCGAAGGCGGTGTCGGTTTCCAGCGACAGCTCGTTGCGGCCGCGCTCGCCGAGCGCGACGAAGACGTGGCCGTCGCCGTCGAAGGCGAAGCGGCTGCCGAAGTGGACGCCCTGCGGGCCGTCGTCTGCCTCGTCGGGGCGGTGGACGAGCTGCTGGTCTTCCCACCGAAGGCCGCCGCTGCCGTCGCCGGCGATCCGCCCGCGCACGAAGGCGGTGTTGCCGACCGCTCGTCCGTCCCGCTCGCCCGAGGAGGTGCTGAAGGAGAGGTAGACCCAGCCGTTGTCGCGGTACGCCGGGTCGAGCGCGACGTCGAGCAGGCCGCCCTGGCCGTGCTCCCAGACCCGGGGTGTGCCCGCGACCCGCACCGCGTCGCCGCCGCCCGCCGGCACGACGAGCAGGGCCCCCGCCCGCTCGGTCAGCAGCACGCGGCCGTCGGGCAGGAAGTCGATCGCCCACGGCCGCTCGAGGGTCGCGGCGTTCACCGGCACCTCCTCCAGCCGGAACGTCGCCCGGTCGGTCGCGTAGACGCCGGTGCCCTCCTTCACGCCGCCGGTGCCGGGCTTCGCCACCGCCGCGGGGTTCTCCGCCCGCTCCGCGTCCTCGCGCAGCTCACGCAGGTAGACCACCTGCGACCAGATCTCCGCCGGCGTGAGCGCCCCGCCGTAGGCCGGCATGCCCAGGTGCTTGAGCCCGTCGTCGATCGAGGCGTAGAGCCCGCGGTCGGTGCCGTCGGTTTCCCAGTCGTCGTCGAGCAGCGACGAGGCGCTGTTGCCGGCGCCGTCGGCCCCGTGGCAGGAGGCGCAGTTCTGCTCCCAGATCTTCGCCGCCGTGGACTGGGCCGCGGCGGGCGTGGCGGCGAGCAGGAGCGCGGACGCGGCGGCGGGGAGGCGAAGCATCCCCGAGCGTAGAGCCCCCGGGCGGCACGCGACCGCCGCGTCGCGTGCTCGATCGAGCGACGCCGGCCGGACGCCGGAGCCGCCGCCCGGCGGCGGCCGGGAAGCGGAGGCAGTCCTCCCGCCGGGCCGGGGCGTGCCGGCGAAGGGGAGCGCGGGGCGGAGCCAAGGCTCCGTCCTAGCTTCCGCCCATGAACGCCGCGGCAGCGCCCGAGCCCCGTGCCGCCGACGCGCCGCCGCGGCGTCGCCGCCGCCGGCGCTGGCCCTGGATCCTGCTGTTCGTGCTCCTGCTCGCCGGCGTCGGCGGTCGCCTGGCCCTGGAGCCGGGGCTGCGGTGGTACGTGAACCGCACGCTCGACCGCGACCCCGGCTTCGACGGCCGCATCGACGGCATCTCGATCGCCCTCTGGCGCGGGGCGTACCGCGTGGAGGGCGTGCGGCTGGACAAGACGGCGGCGGGCATCCGCGAGCCGCTGCTGACGCTCGACGCGCTGGACCTCTCGCTGCAGTGGGGGGCGTTGCTCAAGGGGGCGGTGGTCGGGGAGGTCGAGCTGGTCCGGCCGGTGGTCACCTTCGTCGACGGGGGCGAGGGCGGCGAGAGCCAGAGCGGGGCGGGCGGGCCGTGGCTGGGCGTGCTGAGCGACCTGCTCCCCTTCCAGATCAACCGCGTCGGGGTCCGCGACGGGACGCTGCGCCTGCGGAGCGAGCGCGGGGCGGCGCCGCTGGAGGCGGAGATCACCGCGCTGGAGGCGACTGTGAGCGACCTCACCAACGTGGACCGCTCGACGGAGGTGCTGGTCACCAAGCTCGACGCCACCTGCCGCGTCATGGGCTCCGGCGAGGTCGAGCTGCACGGGGCGCTCGACCCCTTCAGCTGGAAGCCGACCTTCGAGCTGCGGATGCGGATGCTCGGCCTGGACGTCACCGAAGTGAACGGCCTGGCCCGGGTGTACGGCGGGTTGGACTTCAACGCCGGCCGCTTCGATCTGACCCTCGAGGCGAGCGCGGAGCAGGGGCTCATCGAGGGCACGGTGCAGCCGCTGTTCCGCGGGCTCGACGTGTTCTCGCTCTCCCAGGACGCGGCGGACGGCGACCCGCTCAACGCGGCCTACCAGGCGCTGGTCGGCTCGGTGGCGGAGCTGCTGGAGAACCAGGAGCGCGACCAGTTCGGCACCCGCGTGGCCTTCGAGGCGAGCAGCGAAGGGCTGGGGTTGAACGTGCTCGAGGTGGTCGGCAACGTGCTCTACAACGCATTCGTACAGGCTTTCCTGCCCGAGCTCCGCGCCCAGAGCGGCGGCGGCTTCCGCTTCACGCCGCAGCCCGTGGCGGAGGCGCCGGCGCAGCGCTAGATTCCGCGATGCGAACGACCAACGCCCGGCTCCTGGCTCTGCTCCTGCTGCTCGCCGCGGCGCCGCTGGGTGGCTGCTTGGGCGGGGCCGCGGCCGATGCCCCCGCCGACGACGCCTTCGCGACGTCGGGCAGCCCCGCGGCGGACCAGCGGGCCGAGCAGCAGATGGCCAGAACCGCGCAGGTGGAGGGCAC from Phycisphaera mikurensis NBRC 102666 carries:
- a CDS encoding PQQ-dependent sugar dehydrogenase, translating into MLRLPAAASALLLAATPAAAQSTAAKIWEQNCASCHGADGAGNSASSLLDDDWETDGTDRGLYASIDDGLKHLGMPAYGGALTPAEIWSQVVYLRELREDAERAENPAAVAKPGTGGVKEGTGVYATDRATFRLEEVPVNAATLERPWAIDFLPDGRVLLTERAGALLVVPAGGGDAVRVAGTPRVWEHGQGGLLDVALDPAYRDNGWVYLSFSTSSGERDGRAVGNTAFVRGRIAGDGSGGLRWEDQQLVHRPDEADDGPQGVHFGSRFAFDGDGHVFVALGERGRNELSLETDTAFGKVLRLDEDGSVPADGQPFADDPAAVRGLWTLGHRNPQALLFQPGSGRLYGIEHGPRGGDEINLIEPGRSYGWSRYSYSINYNGTPRGRNAPWHAEAGETEPVFTWTPSIAPCGAAFYDADAFPGWRGDLFVTSLVKQELHRIRLSKDGRSVAEQEVLLRGIGRLRDVATGPDGALWIAAEKPGRVFRVVPAS
- a CDS encoding AsmA family protein — its product is MNAAAAPEPRAADAPPRRRRRRRWPWILLFVLLLAGVGGRLALEPGLRWYVNRTLDRDPGFDGRIDGISIALWRGAYRVEGVRLDKTAAGIREPLLTLDALDLSLQWGALLKGAVVGEVELVRPVVTFVDGGEGGESQSGAGGPWLGVLSDLLPFQINRVGVRDGTLRLRSERGAAPLEAEITALEATVSDLTNVDRSTEVLVTKLDATCRVMGSGEVELHGALDPFSWKPTFELRMRMLGLDVTEVNGLARVYGGLDFNAGRFDLTLEASAEQGLIEGTVQPLFRGLDVFSLSQDAADGDPLNAAYQALVGSVAELLENQERDQFGTRVAFEASSEGLGLNVLEVVGNVLYNAFVQAFLPELRAQSGGGFRFTPQPVAEAPAQR